In a genomic window of Nodosilinea sp. E11:
- a CDS encoding YdcF family protein, producing MTLTLVVVAAVLFFAVGARYRRRMMTVVVGVLVAYWLLISPLFSWPATYLLTRFVPPDTGETVDAIVVLARESAIQGKRYDTAIDMMASGRASKLLVMGRMQGHWTFRSLQERNLPADGLVNAVCVRTTNHEAHSAGAILGSQGVDNIILVTDPPHMLRAWLTFKSLGFSVIPHMEPIPDGVASHERTFLALREYFGLISYAALGRFERRPASELPQFAQTVANDFPRDRCFMTADQIRQSLSRS from the coding sequence ATGACCTTGACCCTCGTGGTAGTGGCCGCAGTGCTGTTTTTCGCGGTGGGAGCCCGCTATCGTCGGCGCATGATGACGGTAGTGGTGGGGGTGTTGGTGGCCTATTGGCTGTTGATTTCGCCCTTGTTCTCGTGGCCAGCCACCTACTTGTTGACGCGGTTTGTGCCCCCCGATACTGGGGAGACCGTCGATGCCATTGTGGTGCTGGCCCGCGAATCGGCCATTCAAGGCAAGCGCTACGACACGGCAATTGATATGATGGCCAGCGGTCGGGCCTCAAAGCTGTTAGTCATGGGCAGAATGCAGGGCCATTGGACCTTTCGCAGCCTGCAAGAGCGCAACCTGCCCGCCGATGGTTTGGTCAACGCCGTGTGCGTCAGAACCACCAACCACGAAGCCCACTCGGCGGGGGCCATTTTGGGCTCCCAGGGGGTTGACAACATTATTTTAGTCACCGACCCGCCTCACATGCTGCGGGCCTGGCTCACCTTTAAGAGCCTAGGGTTCTCGGTGATTCCTCACATGGAGCCAATTCCAGACGGGGTGGCCTCTCATGAGCGAACGTTTCTAGCCCTACGTGAATATTTCGGGTTAATCAGCTACGCTGCTCTCGGTCGCTTTGAACGTCGTCCTGCCAGCGAGCTGCCCCAGTTTGCCCAAACGGTGGCGAATGACTTTCCTCGCGATCGCTGCTTCATGACCGCCGATCAAATTCGGCAGTCGTTGTCGCGCAGCTAA
- a CDS encoding PhzF family phenazine biosynthesis protein, translating to MTISLTQVDAFTDAAYAGNPAAVCALPEARPDPWMQQVAQEMNLSETAFFYPEADGYRLRWFTPTVEVDLCGHATLATCHVLWSEGHLSDEQPARFYTRSGVLTARRLGDWIELNFPANPSHPIAEPAGLAEALGATPQAVMENSLGYLVELESAAVVRDLQPDFAALGQFPVHGVIVTSRGEAPYDFVSRFFAPQIGINEDPVTGAAHCCLSPYWRAKLGKTTFLAHQSSARGGVLKVQDEGEAGTADGAHRVRISGQAVTVLKGDLLH from the coding sequence ATGACGATTTCGTTAACTCAGGTAGATGCCTTTACCGATGCCGCCTACGCTGGCAACCCAGCGGCGGTGTGCGCGCTGCCCGAGGCACGCCCCGACCCCTGGATGCAGCAGGTGGCCCAGGAGATGAACCTCTCTGAAACCGCCTTTTTCTACCCCGAAGCCGATGGCTACCGGCTGCGCTGGTTTACCCCCACGGTGGAGGTTGACCTCTGTGGCCATGCTACTCTGGCCACCTGTCATGTGCTCTGGAGCGAAGGGCACCTGAGCGATGAACAACCGGCTCGGTTCTACACCCGCAGCGGCGTGCTCACCGCCCGTCGCCTCGGCGACTGGATTGAGCTGAACTTTCCGGCTAACCCGTCCCACCCCATTGCCGAGCCTGCCGGTCTGGCGGAGGCCCTAGGGGCAACTCCCCAGGCTGTCATGGAAAATTCCCTCGGCTACCTGGTAGAACTGGAATCGGCGGCGGTGGTGCGCGATCTGCAACCCGACTTTGCGGCGCTGGGGCAGTTCCCCGTCCACGGCGTGATTGTCACCAGCCGAGGAGAGGCCCCCTACGATTTTGTCTCGCGCTTTTTTGCGCCTCAGATTGGCATCAACGAAGACCCTGTGACTGGGGCGGCCCACTGCTGTCTCAGCCCCTACTGGCGAGCCAAGCTGGGCAAGACTACGTTTTTGGCCCACCAGTCGTCGGCGAGAGGCGGTGTGCTCAAGGTGCAGGACGAGGGCGAGGCTGGGACGGCTGACGGCGCGCATCGGGTTCGCATCAGCGGCCAGGCCGTCACGGTCTTGAAGGGAGATTTGCTTCACTAA
- a CDS encoding TetR/AcrR family transcriptional regulator — protein sequence MAAQRKSARQRLVDAAFQLFSSQGVGATTTRQVADLAEVNEVTLFRQFGSKHGLLAAVMTEAEGLVGSSDRLDLATLGQSPTDVALQRFLAQCLDTLDQLSELVRSVIGEAGQFSSEQSQAMGRGLHTIRDFMAEGLETLLAQGSGLGLPPEEVASLVMALLLGYVAIESTTSGLPDGLPQPGGLWPSRAKFIESVVDGLLSLRLQPTADSPLPDQASLSTPALNPDTWIDLPPPIVHQIMQAARKLGSQTYALVYVLFGAGVAAAEVPLLTRASALYDSSQHILLVGPHHRQVPLNQWIMGKRYGTYTKNPLTRWLKSRSDNASALFLGPDDQPITPLRVRQLWAEVTADIVSPLGAPLTLDQARATWCVELLLKGLNRQELSLLSGLPVEALNPLVQKAQARSALAQALRLDQQSGSNAAPRDQPADLEFELPD from the coding sequence ATGGCAGCTCAGCGTAAATCGGCTCGGCAGCGGCTTGTAGATGCCGCCTTTCAGCTTTTTTCGAGCCAGGGTGTGGGGGCAACCACCACTCGGCAGGTGGCCGATCTGGCCGAGGTCAACGAAGTGACGCTATTTCGTCAGTTTGGCAGCAAGCATGGCTTGCTTGCTGCGGTCATGACCGAGGCGGAGGGGCTGGTGGGTTCAAGCGATCGCCTTGATCTAGCGACCCTGGGGCAATCGCCCACCGATGTGGCCCTGCAACGTTTTCTCGCCCAGTGCCTCGATACCCTCGACCAGCTGTCAGAACTAGTGCGATCGGTGATTGGTGAGGCGGGCCAGTTTTCGAGCGAGCAGAGCCAGGCTATGGGGCGGGGGCTGCACACCATTCGTGACTTCATGGCTGAAGGTCTAGAAACACTGTTGGCTCAAGGATCAGGCTTGGGGCTACCCCCGGAGGAGGTGGCTAGTCTGGTGATGGCCCTGCTGCTGGGCTATGTTGCGATCGAGAGCACGACTAGCGGCCTGCCCGATGGCCTGCCCCAACCCGGCGGGCTCTGGCCGAGTCGGGCTAAGTTTATCGAGAGTGTGGTGGATGGCTTGCTCAGTCTGCGGCTTCAGCCGACCGCAGACAGCCCCTTACCCGATCAGGCTAGCCTGTCTACCCCAGCGCTCAACCCAGACACCTGGATCGATCTGCCGCCCCCAATCGTGCATCAAATTATGCAGGCAGCCCGTAAACTTGGCAGCCAGACCTACGCCCTGGTCTATGTGCTGTTTGGGGCTGGCGTGGCGGCGGCGGAAGTGCCCCTGCTGACCCGAGCCAGCGCTCTGTACGACAGTAGCCAGCACATTTTGCTGGTCGGCCCCCACCATCGCCAGGTACCGCTCAACCAATGGATTATGGGCAAGCGCTACGGTACCTATACTAAAAATCCTCTCACCCGCTGGCTCAAAAGCCGTAGCGACAATGCTTCAGCCCTGTTCTTAGGACCAGACGATCAGCCGATTACGCCCCTGCGAGTGCGGCAGCTGTGGGCCGAGGTCACCGCCGACATTGTTTCGCCCCTGGGTGCGCCGCTCACCCTAGACCAGGCCCGAGCTACCTGGTGCGTTGAACTGTTGCTCAAGGGGCTAAACCGCCAAGAGCTAAGCCTGCTAAGCGGGTTACCCGTCGAAGCACTCAACCCGCTGGTGCAAAAAGCCCAGGCGCGATCGGCCTTAGCTCAAGCGCTGCGGCTCGATCAACAGTCGGGCTCTAACGCCGCGCCCCGCGACCAACCCGCCGATCTAGAGTTTGAGCTCCCAGATTAG
- a CDS encoding glutathione S-transferase family protein has translation MGLGLLVNGQWQQKRDQEDDKGRFVRPETDFHHFTRADGSGDFRPEAGRYHLYVSLACPWAHRTLIMRELKGLTEAISVSVVDPYMGDEGWFFSDYPGAIPDSVNGVKYLREIYTQAKPDISGRVTVPILWDKQTGTIVNNESREIIRMLDTEWNDLATNAVDLYPANLRDTIDSAIDAIYQPINNGVYRAGFATKQEAYAEAVTELFDALDYWEGVLDRQRYVCGDRLTEADICLFTTLYRFDAVYYVHFKCNLRRIVDYPNLWGYLRDLYQQPAFKNTCNLDHIKRHYYMSHPGVNPHQIVPLGPVIDFDEKSDRAERFSLTAAR, from the coding sequence ATGGGATTGGGCCTACTTGTCAACGGTCAGTGGCAGCAAAAGCGCGACCAAGAAGATGACAAAGGCCGCTTTGTGCGGCCTGAAACCGACTTTCACCATTTCACCCGGGCAGATGGCTCTGGTGACTTTAGGCCAGAGGCAGGACGTTACCACCTCTATGTCTCTCTGGCCTGCCCCTGGGCGCACCGCACGCTGATTATGCGTGAGTTGAAGGGGCTTACCGAGGCGATTTCGGTGTCTGTGGTAGATCCTTACATGGGCGATGAGGGCTGGTTTTTTAGTGACTACCCCGGTGCTATCCCAGACTCAGTAAATGGGGTTAAGTACCTGCGCGAGATCTATACCCAGGCCAAGCCCGATATCTCGGGGCGGGTAACCGTGCCAATTTTGTGGGACAAGCAGACGGGCACCATCGTTAATAACGAGTCGCGAGAAATTATTCGCATGCTCGACACCGAGTGGAATGATCTGGCCACCAACGCCGTTGACCTCTACCCCGCCAACCTGCGAGACACCATAGACAGCGCCATCGACGCGATCTATCAGCCGATTAATAACGGTGTGTACCGAGCCGGATTTGCCACCAAACAGGAAGCCTACGCAGAAGCCGTCACCGAACTCTTCGATGCCCTCGACTACTGGGAAGGCGTGCTCGATCGCCAGCGGTATGTGTGTGGCGATCGCCTGACCGAGGCCGATATCTGTCTGTTCACCACACTCTATCGGTTCGATGCCGTCTACTACGTGCATTTCAAGTGCAACCTGCGCCGCATTGTCGACTATCCCAACCTGTGGGGTTACCTGCGCGACTTGTACCAGCAGCCCGCCTTTAAAAACACCTGCAATCTAGATCACATCAAGCGCCACTACTATATGAGTCATCCCGGGGTGAACCCCCACCAGATCGTGCCCCTGGGGCCGGTGATTGATTTTGACGAGAAGAGCGATCGCGCCGAGCGCTTTAGCCTCACCGCCGCTCGCTAA
- a CDS encoding GNAT family N-acetyltransferase has translation MQVEVTTWYLEMLNSAQLRPKLSGYGDLEIRQAVVPCPDFSRFLYASVGGQWYWCDRLSWSRDRWLTYLDRPQIQTWVAYRAGTPAGYGELEAQPEGNVEIVYFGLLPQFIGQGLGGHLLTVTVQQAWAMGARRVWVHTCSLDGPYAYKNYGARGFTLYDTRVTTQDLPEVSPDPWQGLA, from the coding sequence ATGCAGGTTGAGGTCACCACTTGGTATTTGGAAATGCTGAATTCGGCCCAGCTGCGGCCCAAGCTCAGCGGGTATGGCGATCTGGAAATTCGTCAGGCGGTGGTGCCCTGCCCAGACTTTAGCCGCTTTCTCTACGCTAGCGTGGGGGGCCAGTGGTACTGGTGCGATCGCCTGTCCTGGAGCCGCGATCGCTGGCTGACCTACCTCGATCGCCCCCAGATTCAAACCTGGGTAGCCTATAGGGCGGGCACCCCGGCGGGCTATGGAGAGCTAGAAGCGCAGCCCGAGGGCAACGTAGAAATTGTCTACTTTGGGCTGCTGCCTCAGTTCATCGGCCAGGGGCTGGGTGGTCACCTGCTGACGGTGACCGTGCAGCAGGCCTGGGCGATGGGAGCCCGCCGCGTCTGGGTGCATACCTGTAGCCTCGATGGCCCCTACGCCTACAAAAACTATGGGGCGCGCGGCTTTACCCTCTACGACACCCGCGTGACTACTCAGGATTTGCCCGAGGTCTCCCCTGACCCTTGGCAAGGCCTCGCCTGA
- the trxA gene encoding thioredoxin, with protein sequence MPAAYIQDEAEFDALLSSETLFVVDCTATWCGPCKLVAPLIDKLADDYSDRVKVFKLDLDANQSVAKRYGIRSIPAVVFFAQGDVAETLVGAKKYDEYSTTLDKHLA encoded by the coding sequence ATGCCCGCTGCCTATATTCAAGACGAAGCTGAGTTTGATGCGCTTTTGAGCTCTGAGACGCTATTTGTGGTCGATTGCACAGCGACCTGGTGTGGCCCCTGCAAACTCGTTGCCCCCCTGATCGATAAGCTAGCAGACGACTATAGCGATCGCGTCAAAGTCTTCAAGCTAGACCTCGATGCCAATCAATCGGTGGCAAAACGATACGGCATTCGCAGTATTCCAGCCGTAGTGTTTTTTGCCCAGGGCGACGTAGCAGAAACCCTCGTTGGTGCCAAAAAGTATGACGAATACAGCACCACCCTCGACAAGCATCTGGCCTAG
- a CDS encoding SH3 domain-containing protein, whose protein sequence is MQLPAGTYATTGSLYTNSYRVIFRQGDRTGILLVNGPASPYAGYENNLVSSLSFKDGSASIDATQQVLLINPSPDEVFEPGRTHFALADQPEVVWEQINDTVELSDVMSACLASIDSFSKVLQGRFIQGLAMLKAENTASRINVRSGPGLNYTAQHYGLVGDEVTCLAAAPGEDSSDQLWYQVKFDQGQYSSEAEGWIRGDLIDWL, encoded by the coding sequence ATGCAATTACCCGCAGGAACCTACGCTACGACGGGTAGCCTCTACACCAACTCCTATAGAGTGATTTTTAGGCAGGGCGATCGCACCGGCATTTTGCTCGTCAATGGCCCAGCCAGCCCCTATGCAGGCTATGAAAATAACCTGGTCAGCAGCCTATCTTTTAAAGACGGTAGCGCCTCGATAGACGCGACCCAGCAAGTCCTGCTCATCAACCCTAGCCCAGACGAGGTATTTGAGCCTGGCAGGACACATTTTGCCCTAGCCGATCAGCCTGAGGTGGTGTGGGAGCAGATTAACGACACTGTCGAATTATCTGATGTAATGAGTGCTTGTCTGGCGTCTATCGATAGCTTTTCAAAAGTACTTCAGGGGCGATTTATTCAAGGCTTAGCCATGCTCAAAGCCGAAAATACCGCTTCACGCATCAATGTGCGCAGCGGCCCAGGTCTCAACTATACAGCCCAACACTACGGCCTAGTTGGGGATGAGGTCACCTGCCTAGCCGCCGCCCCAGGAGAAGACAGCTCTGACCAACTTTGGTACCAGGTGAAATTTGACCAGGGCCAGTACTCCTCTGAGGCAGAAGGCTGGATACGAGGCGACTTGATCGACTGGCTTTAA
- a CDS encoding PLP-dependent aminotransferase family protein, with protein MPLTPLTLSPHQVLYEQVADRLQQLITDGPLKPGDRLPSVRKLRAQLSVSTSTVMEAYRLLEDRGLIVARPQSGYYVKQTVLDLPQEPAPTAPPRQATDIDISLAFEVMNRMRDGGLIQLGAALPDLEQLPLAQLNRLMGKVIREDPNLTHSYGTLQGSYRLRSELAKRMLDAGCSVHPDQMVITNGANEAIYFCLQALTQPGDTVAIESPTYFATLEAMKCLGLKALPLPTHPRDGLSLPHLEEALQTGEVKVLLLVSNFSNPLGSCMGDRQKKRLMNLLNQYDTPLIEDDVYGDLCFEGNRPKAIKAFDTENRVLYCASVSKTLSPGLRVGWCAGSRYHTAIARMKSILNQNTAMAPQLTVAAFLANGGYDRHLRHLRRSYHEQMLRMQQAVRDYFPAETCMTRPSGGHVLWLEMPEGFDSMRLYREALERGIAIAPGVMFSASGQGYGNCFRLNTAVPWTEAIEQAMQTLGLLIKKQLAESFLQADRA; from the coding sequence ATGCCCCTCACTCCCCTCACCCTTTCTCCCCACCAGGTACTCTACGAGCAGGTGGCCGATCGCCTCCAGCAGCTGATCACCGACGGCCCCCTCAAGCCAGGCGATCGCCTGCCCTCAGTGCGTAAGCTGCGGGCGCAGCTCTCCGTCAGCACGTCCACGGTGATGGAAGCTTACCGACTGTTAGAGGATCGGGGCTTGATTGTGGCACGGCCCCAGTCGGGCTACTACGTCAAACAAACCGTTCTAGATCTGCCCCAAGAGCCTGCCCCCACGGCACCGCCGCGTCAGGCCACCGATATTGATATCTCGCTGGCCTTCGAGGTGATGAACCGCATGCGCGATGGGGGGTTAATTCAGCTGGGGGCGGCGCTGCCCGACCTAGAGCAGCTCCCTCTAGCCCAGCTCAACCGGCTGATGGGCAAAGTGATCCGGGAGGATCCAAATCTGACTCATTCCTACGGCACGCTGCAGGGCAGCTACCGCCTGCGGTCAGAATTGGCCAAACGCATGCTCGATGCAGGCTGCTCAGTCCACCCCGATCAGATGGTGATTACTAATGGGGCTAACGAGGCCATTTATTTTTGTCTCCAGGCTCTGACCCAGCCCGGCGATACGGTGGCGATCGAGTCGCCCACCTACTTTGCCACGCTAGAAGCGATGAAATGCTTGGGGCTCAAGGCCTTGCCCCTGCCCACCCATCCCCGCGACGGCCTCAGTCTGCCCCATCTAGAAGAAGCTTTGCAAACTGGCGAGGTCAAGGTGCTGCTGCTGGTCTCCAACTTTAGCAACCCCTTGGGCAGCTGTATGGGCGATCGCCAGAAAAAGCGCCTGATGAATCTGCTCAACCAGTACGACACCCCGCTGATCGAAGATGATGTCTACGGTGACCTCTGCTTCGAGGGCAATCGCCCCAAGGCGATCAAAGCCTTTGATACCGAAAACCGAGTGCTCTACTGCGCCTCGGTGAGCAAAACCCTATCGCCGGGGCTGCGGGTGGGTTGGTGCGCTGGCAGCCGCTACCACACCGCGATCGCCCGAATGAAGTCGATTCTCAACCAAAATACAGCGATGGCCCCTCAGCTGACGGTGGCGGCTTTTTTAGCCAATGGCGGCTACGATCGCCACCTACGCCACCTGCGCCGTAGCTACCACGAGCAAATGCTGCGCATGCAGCAGGCAGTGCGCGACTACTTTCCCGCCGAGACCTGCATGACCCGGCCCAGCGGCGGCCACGTGCTGTGGCTAGAGATGCCCGAGGGCTTCGACTCCATGCGGCTCTACCGCGAGGCCCTGGAGCGGGGCATTGCGATCGCCCCTGGGGTCATGTTTTCGGCCTCGGGTCAGGGCTACGGCAACTGCTTTCGGCTAAACACAGCAGTGCCCTGGACAGAGGCGATCGAGCAGGCGATGCAAACCCTGGGCCTGTTGATCAAAAAACAGCTTGCAGAAAGTTTTCTGCAAGCTGATCGAGCTTGA
- the ntrB gene encoding nitrate ABC transporter permease, whose protein sequence is MTAPLDIRPARSRFNLQKLSGQALNWLKGLLPPLVAILIFLVIWQVMTMGPGANLPTPVRTVQDTWELIINPFFDYGGTDRGLFWQVWSSLQRVALGFTLAAIVGIGLGILVGTSSLMYSALDPLFQILRTVPPLAWLPISLAAFQQANPSAIFVIFITAIWPIIINTTEGVRQIPQDYNNVARVLQLSKPEYFFKILFPATVPYIFTGLRIGIGLSWLAIVAAEMLIGGVGIGFFIWDAWNSSRISDIIIAIVYVGIVGLLLDRLIVFVGSLVLPEEQKQ, encoded by the coding sequence ATGACCGCACCCCTCGATATTCGTCCGGCGCGATCGCGCTTTAACCTGCAAAAGCTCAGCGGCCAGGCGTTGAACTGGCTCAAAGGGTTACTTCCGCCCCTAGTGGCCATTCTCATTTTTCTGGTGATCTGGCAAGTGATGACTATGGGGCCAGGGGCTAACCTACCCACCCCGGTGCGCACCGTGCAAGACACCTGGGAACTGATTATCAATCCCTTCTTTGACTACGGCGGCACTGACCGAGGCCTGTTCTGGCAAGTGTGGAGCAGTCTGCAACGGGTGGCCCTGGGCTTTACCCTAGCGGCGATTGTCGGCATTGGCTTGGGCATTTTGGTCGGCACCAGTTCACTGATGTACAGCGCCCTCGACCCGCTGTTTCAGATTTTGCGGACGGTGCCGCCCCTGGCCTGGCTACCGATTTCGCTGGCAGCGTTTCAACAGGCCAACCCCTCGGCCATCTTCGTGATTTTCATTACGGCAATCTGGCCGATCATCATCAACACCACCGAGGGTGTCCGCCAAATTCCGCAAGACTACAACAACGTGGCCCGGGTGTTGCAGCTATCTAAGCCTGAGTACTTCTTTAAGATTTTATTTCCGGCCACCGTGCCCTATATTTTCACTGGTCTGCGCATTGGTATCGGCCTCTCCTGGCTGGCGATCGTGGCGGCAGAAATGCTGATTGGCGGCGTGGGCATCGGCTTCTTTATCTGGGATGCCTGGAATAGCTCTCGCATTAGCGACATCATTATCGCCATTGTCTATGTGGGCATTGTCGGTCTGCTGCTCGATCGCCTGATTGTGTTTGTCGGCAGTCTGGTGCTGCCCGAAGAGCAAAAGCAGTAA
- a CDS encoding acyl-CoA desaturase encodes MTTTIKQPPQKPGIADLDWTLVGFLTAVHGIALLAPWFFSWSALGVMIVLHWLFGSIGICLGYHRLLTHRSLQVPRWLEYVLATIGAMALQGGPMFWVAGHRQHHLFTEDAEKDPYAASRGFWWSHMLWLIYPRPSVFNREIYRSYAPDIARDRYYNWLDKYYLLLQVPVAIALFAIGGWPFVIYGVFARIVTLWHSTWLINSATHMWGKRRFHIDDNSGNLWWTALLTYGEGWHNNHHAFPNVAPAGWRWWEIDVTWYAILVLEKLGLARRVVRPPAEAMAQAR; translated from the coding sequence ATGACAACAACGATTAAACAGCCTCCACAAAAGCCAGGGATCGCCGACCTAGACTGGACATTGGTGGGCTTTTTGACGGCGGTGCACGGCATTGCCCTACTGGCTCCCTGGTTCTTTTCGTGGTCGGCCCTAGGGGTGATGATAGTGCTGCACTGGCTATTTGGTAGCATTGGCATTTGCCTGGGCTATCACCGGCTGCTGACCCACCGCAGTTTGCAGGTGCCCCGCTGGTTAGAGTATGTGTTAGCAACCATTGGCGCGATGGCGTTGCAGGGCGGGCCGATGTTTTGGGTGGCGGGGCACCGTCAGCACCACCTGTTTACCGAAGATGCTGAAAAAGACCCCTACGCCGCCAGCCGAGGGTTTTGGTGGAGCCACATGCTATGGCTGATATACCCTCGTCCGTCGGTGTTTAATCGGGAGATTTACCGCAGCTATGCGCCCGATATTGCCCGCGATCGCTACTATAACTGGCTTGACAAGTATTATTTGCTGCTGCAAGTGCCGGTTGCGATCGCCCTGTTTGCCATTGGCGGCTGGCCCTTTGTGATCTACGGTGTGTTTGCCCGCATCGTTACTCTGTGGCACTCTACCTGGTTGATCAACTCGGCTACCCACATGTGGGGCAAGCGCCGCTTTCACATCGACGACAACTCGGGCAATCTGTGGTGGACAGCGCTACTCACCTACGGTGAAGGCTGGCACAACAACCACCACGCTTTCCCTAACGTGGCCCCGGCGGGCTGGCGCTGGTGGGAAATCGATGTCACCTGGTACGCCATTCTGGTGCTAGAAAAACTGGGTTTGGCCCGACGCGTGGTGCGCCCCCCAGCCGAGGCCATGGCCCAAGCCCGCTAA
- a CDS encoding CmpA/NrtA family ABC transporter substrate-binding protein — MTRLNRRRFLMTAGTAAAGTVLLHACSQGGSNPAATDTPTEVTLGPEDTPETPTAKLGFIALTDSAPLIIAKVKGFYDKYGMTDVSVEKQASWGTTRDNLVLGSGGGGIDGAHILTPMPYLISKGIVTDGREVPMYILARLNTNGQGISLSNDYLDTNVGVDSSVLKDVFAQRKSAGSELKAAMTFPGGTHDLWIRYWLAAGGIDPDQDISTIVVPPPQMVANVKVGNMDAFCVGEPWPLQTVNQKIGFNALTTGEMWKDHPEKALGMRADWVDANPKAAKALLMGTLEAAMWCSKDENKEEMCRILSERAWFNVPFDDIIDRSQGKFDFGNGRVEELPDLKQKYWDDYASYPFKSHDLWFLVENIRWGKLPADTDVNAWVDEVNREDLWREAATALGQEAMIPESTSRGVETFFDGIQFDPENYQAYLDSLAIKRV; from the coding sequence ATGACTCGACTAAATCGCCGCAGATTTTTGATGACCGCTGGCACTGCCGCTGCGGGTACTGTGCTGCTCCATGCATGCAGTCAGGGTGGGTCTAACCCCGCTGCCACCGACACCCCCACCGAGGTAACCCTCGGCCCCGAAGATACCCCCGAAACCCCTACCGCCAAGCTGGGCTTCATTGCGCTAACCGACTCCGCGCCGCTGATTATCGCCAAGGTTAAGGGCTTCTACGATAAGTACGGCATGACCGATGTCTCGGTCGAGAAGCAGGCCTCCTGGGGCACCACCCGCGACAACCTGGTGCTGGGTTCCGGTGGTGGCGGCATTGACGGGGCGCACATTCTCACCCCCATGCCCTACCTAATTTCTAAGGGCATTGTCACCGATGGCCGCGAAGTGCCGATGTACATTTTGGCCCGCCTCAACACCAACGGCCAGGGCATTTCGCTCTCTAACGACTATCTCGACACCAACGTGGGCGTAGACAGTTCGGTGCTGAAGGATGTGTTTGCCCAGCGCAAATCGGCGGGCAGCGAACTAAAGGCAGCGATGACCTTCCCCGGCGGCACCCACGACCTGTGGATTCGCTACTGGCTAGCGGCGGGCGGCATTGACCCCGACCAAGATATCTCCACCATTGTGGTACCGCCGCCTCAGATGGTAGCCAACGTCAAGGTGGGCAACATGGATGCCTTCTGCGTGGGCGAACCCTGGCCTCTGCAAACCGTGAACCAAAAGATTGGTTTTAACGCCCTGACCACCGGCGAAATGTGGAAAGACCACCCTGAGAAAGCTCTGGGTATGCGGGCCGACTGGGTAGACGCCAACCCCAAGGCTGCCAAAGCGCTGCTAATGGGCACTCTAGAAGCCGCCATGTGGTGCAGCAAAGACGAAAACAAAGAAGAGATGTGCCGCATTCTGTCGGAGCGGGCCTGGTTTAACGTGCCCTTCGATGACATCATCGATCGCTCCCAGGGCAAGTTTGACTTTGGCAATGGCCGGGTCGAAGAGCTGCCTGACCTGAAGCAGAAGTACTGGGATGACTACGCCTCCTACCCCTTCAAGAGCCACGACCTGTGGTTCCTGGTGGAGAACATTCGCTGGGGCAAGCTGCCCGCCGATACCGATGTCAATGCGTGGGTAGACGAGGTGAACCGCGAAGACCTCTGGCGCGAGGCGGCCACCGCCCTGGGCCAAGAAGCCATGATCCCCGAAAGCACTTCCCGTGGCGTCGAGACCTTCTTCGATGGTATCCAGTTCGACCCTGAGAACTACCAGGCCTACCTCGACAGCCTCGCCATCAAGCGCGTATAG